One window from the genome of Solea solea chromosome 13, fSolSol10.1, whole genome shotgun sequence encodes:
- the pou2f2b gene encoding POU class 2 homeobox 2a isoform X2 — protein MTKTAAIASKDFSSMWLPDIRMSKPVEVEKVGADSPMDGTDSERNGPESNHQSMKVSPFPLSPNLSSSKNKMEECGQMSPALPPSHGPTPSQTALQHTQLMLTGSQLAGLTALLPAQQQLLLQQAQAQLLAAAVQQSNAAHAAHAAHAAAQANQQAQAAAAANQQAQQQQQQQQQQQQQQQQQHAGQTGQQAQSQCQGQSTQEQTAQSVPVPPPPPQLTLSQPIQLTAQDIQQLLQLQQLVLVPGHTLPSPAQFLLPQAQQAQQGLLSTPNLITLPQHQNQGSLMSAQSRMGLQAQRDKSLEVSGVGGVTTMPSVTSHPEEPSDLEELEQFARTFKQRRIKLGFTQGDVGLAMGKLYGNDFSQTTISRFEALNLSFKNMCKLKPLLEKWLNDAETMSIDSTLPSPSSLSSPSMGFDGIPARRRKKRTSIETNVRVALERAFMANQKPTSEEILLIAEQLNMEKEVIRVWFCNRRQKEKRINPSSATPPLPSQPPTAPPTHKAPCYSPHMMSSQLSQAVTSLSSTTATTMSPICPLTSSLSSTHPSISSTHPSLSSAPSPVTPPPPRSTASPATPSHSSLNLNTGLWRMGKKNGDVSNYLTDFAANLRNTVMGVNTGMNQALLGNNPLATIQALAASGGQLPLSSLEGLSKVMLGASAGQGGGLPSSLFLNHPALLHMTQHPGAGLVSAAVAKASQASPFPSASSISPTPCSPSPCSSPASSCSSSEMAHSPPSLGGSKIE, from the exons atgaCCAAGACAGCAGCAATAGCATCAAAGGACTTCTCCAGTATGTGGTTGCCAG ATATCAGGATGTCAAAGCCAGTAGAGGTTGAGAAAGTAGGGGCGGACTCACCAATGGACGGCACAG ATTCTGAGCGGAATGGACCTGAATCAAATCACCAG tcAATGAAAGTCAGTCCTTTTCCTCTGTCTCCAAACCTGAGCAGCAGTAAG AATAAGATGGAGGAGTGTGGTCAGATGTCCCCGGCCCTTCCTCCCTCTCATGGTCCGACGCCCTCACAGACGGCCCTGCAACATACACAGCTCATGTTGACCGGCTCCCAACTAGCAGGG ttgacagctctgttgcctgcacagcagcagctgttgctgCAACAGGCTCAGGCGCAGCTCCTGGCTGCAGCTGTGCAGCAGTCCAATGCAGCCCACGCCGCTCACGCTGCCCATGCAGCCGCCCAAGCCAATCAGCAAGCTCAGGCAGCCGCAGCAGCAAATCAGCaagcccagcagcagcagcagcagcagcagcagcagcagcagcagcagcagcagcagcatgcagGACAAACGGGTCAGCAGGCTCAGTCGCAGTGCCAGGGGCAGAGCACACAGGAGCAGACAGCCCAAAGTGTCCCagtcccacctcctccaccccaGCTCACTCTGTCTCAGCCAATCCAGCTCACCGCCCAG GACATCCAGCAATTGCTGCAGCTTCAACAGTTGGTGTTGGTTCCAGGTCACACGCTCCCGTCTCCTGCCCAGTTCCTCCTCCCACAGGCACAGCAGGCCCAGCAAG gACTCCTGTCAACACCAAATCTTATAACGCTACCTCAGCATCAAAACCAAGGGAGTCTGATGTCTGCTCAGTCTAGAATGGGACTCCAAGCACAG CGAGATAAGAGTTTGGAGGTGAGCGGCGTTGGAGGTGTGACCACGATGCCCTCGGTGACCTCTCACCCCGAAGAGCCCAGTGATCTGGAGGAGCTGGAACAGTTCGCCCGCACTTTCAAACAGAGACGCATCAAACTGGGCTTCACACAG GGAGACGTAGGTTTGGCCATGGGGAAGCTGTACGGCAACGACTTCAGCCAGACAACCATCTCCCGCTTTGAGGCCCTCAATCTGAGCTTTAAGAACATGTGCAAGCTGAAGCCACTGCTGGAGAAGTGGCTCAATGATGCAG AAACCATGTCCATAGACAGCACCCTGCCCAGCCCCAGCTCGCTGTCCTCTCCCTCCATGGGCTTTGATGGGATTCCTGCCCGACgcagaaagaaaagaaccaGCATCGAGACAAACGTGCGCGTGGCACTGGAACGCGCATTCATGGCG AACCAGAAGCCTACCTCAGAGGAGATCCTGCTGATCGCAGAGCAGCTCAACATGGAGAAGGAGGTGATCCGGGTCTGGTTCTGCAACCGTCGGCAGAAAGAGAAGCGCATTAACCCCAGCAGTGCCACCCCTCCCCTGCCCAGTCAGCCCCCTACTGCCCCACCAACGCACAAAGCGCCCTGCTACAGCCCTCACATG ATGTCCAGCCAGCTGTCGCAGGCCGTGACCAGCCTCAGCAGCACAACAGCGACCACCATGTCCCCCATCTGCCCTCTGACTTCCAGTCTCTCCTCCACCCACCCCTCCATCAGCTCAACTCACCCCTCTCtcagctccgccccctccccggtgactcctcctcctccccgcaGCACGGCCAGTCCGGCCACTCCCAGCCACAGCTCACTTAACCTGAACACAGG CTTATGGCGTATGGGTAAAAAGAACGGTGATGTGTCTAACTACCTCACCGACTTTGCTGCAAACTTGAG GAACACTGTGATGGGAGTTAACACAGGGATGAACCAAGCCCTCCTCGGTAACAATCCCCTGGCCACTAtccaag ccCTAGCAGCCAGTGGTGGTCAGCTGCCTCTTTCCAGTCTTGAGGGGCTCAGTAAAGTGATGCTTGGGGCCTCTGCGGGTCAGGGAGGGggcctcccctcctccctcttcctcaaCCACCCCGCTCTCCTCCACATGACTCAGCATCCTGGCGCTGGACTGGTCAGCGCCGCCGTAGCCAAAGCCTCCCAGGCCTCGCCCTTCCCCTCAGCCAGCAGCATCAGTCCCACCCCCTGCTCCCCCTCCCCCTGCTCCAGCCCCGCctcttcctgctcctccagCGAAATGGCACACAGCCCGCCCTCCCTGGGCGGGTCCAAGATTGAGTAA
- the pou2f2b gene encoding POU class 2 homeobox 2a isoform X6 → MTKTAAIASKDFSSMWLPDIRMSKPVEVEKVGADSPMDGTDSERNGPESNHQSMKVSPFPLSPNLSSSKNKMEECGQMSPALPPSHGPTPSQTALQHTQLMLTGSQLAGDIQQLLQLQQLVLVPGHTLPSPAQFLLPQAQQAQQGLLSTPNLITLPQHQNQGSLMSAQSRMGLQAQRDKSLEVSGVGGVTTMPSVTSHPEEPSDLEELEQFARTFKQRRIKLGFTQGDVGLAMGKLYGNDFSQTTISRFEALNLSFKNMCKLKPLLEKWLNDAETMSIDSTLPSPSSLSSPSMGFDGIPARRRKKRTSIETNVRVALERAFMANQKPTSEEILLIAEQLNMEKEVIRVWFCNRRQKEKRINPSSATPPLPSQPPTAPPTHKAPCYSPHMMSSQLSQAVTSLSSTTATTMSPICPLTSSLSSTHPSISSTHPSLSSAPSPVTPPPPRSTASPATPSHSSLNLNTGLWRMGKKNGDVSNYLTDFAANLRNTVMGVNTGMNQALLGNNPLATIQALAASGGQLPLSSLEGLSKVMLGASAGQGGGLPSSLFLNHPALLHMTQHPGAGLVSAAVAKASQASPFPSASSISPTPCSPSPCSSPASSCSSSEMAHSPPSLGGSKIE, encoded by the exons atgaCCAAGACAGCAGCAATAGCATCAAAGGACTTCTCCAGTATGTGGTTGCCAG ATATCAGGATGTCAAAGCCAGTAGAGGTTGAGAAAGTAGGGGCGGACTCACCAATGGACGGCACAG ATTCTGAGCGGAATGGACCTGAATCAAATCACCAG tcAATGAAAGTCAGTCCTTTTCCTCTGTCTCCAAACCTGAGCAGCAGTAAG AATAAGATGGAGGAGTGTGGTCAGATGTCCCCGGCCCTTCCTCCCTCTCATGGTCCGACGCCCTCACAGACGGCCCTGCAACATACACAGCTCATGTTGACCGGCTCCCAACTAGCAGGG GACATCCAGCAATTGCTGCAGCTTCAACAGTTGGTGTTGGTTCCAGGTCACACGCTCCCGTCTCCTGCCCAGTTCCTCCTCCCACAGGCACAGCAGGCCCAGCAAG gACTCCTGTCAACACCAAATCTTATAACGCTACCTCAGCATCAAAACCAAGGGAGTCTGATGTCTGCTCAGTCTAGAATGGGACTCCAAGCACAG CGAGATAAGAGTTTGGAGGTGAGCGGCGTTGGAGGTGTGACCACGATGCCCTCGGTGACCTCTCACCCCGAAGAGCCCAGTGATCTGGAGGAGCTGGAACAGTTCGCCCGCACTTTCAAACAGAGACGCATCAAACTGGGCTTCACACAG GGAGACGTAGGTTTGGCCATGGGGAAGCTGTACGGCAACGACTTCAGCCAGACAACCATCTCCCGCTTTGAGGCCCTCAATCTGAGCTTTAAGAACATGTGCAAGCTGAAGCCACTGCTGGAGAAGTGGCTCAATGATGCAG AAACCATGTCCATAGACAGCACCCTGCCCAGCCCCAGCTCGCTGTCCTCTCCCTCCATGGGCTTTGATGGGATTCCTGCCCGACgcagaaagaaaagaaccaGCATCGAGACAAACGTGCGCGTGGCACTGGAACGCGCATTCATGGCG AACCAGAAGCCTACCTCAGAGGAGATCCTGCTGATCGCAGAGCAGCTCAACATGGAGAAGGAGGTGATCCGGGTCTGGTTCTGCAACCGTCGGCAGAAAGAGAAGCGCATTAACCCCAGCAGTGCCACCCCTCCCCTGCCCAGTCAGCCCCCTACTGCCCCACCAACGCACAAAGCGCCCTGCTACAGCCCTCACATG ATGTCCAGCCAGCTGTCGCAGGCCGTGACCAGCCTCAGCAGCACAACAGCGACCACCATGTCCCCCATCTGCCCTCTGACTTCCAGTCTCTCCTCCACCCACCCCTCCATCAGCTCAACTCACCCCTCTCtcagctccgccccctccccggtgactcctcctcctccccgcaGCACGGCCAGTCCGGCCACTCCCAGCCACAGCTCACTTAACCTGAACACAGG CTTATGGCGTATGGGTAAAAAGAACGGTGATGTGTCTAACTACCTCACCGACTTTGCTGCAAACTTGAG GAACACTGTGATGGGAGTTAACACAGGGATGAACCAAGCCCTCCTCGGTAACAATCCCCTGGCCACTAtccaag ccCTAGCAGCCAGTGGTGGTCAGCTGCCTCTTTCCAGTCTTGAGGGGCTCAGTAAAGTGATGCTTGGGGCCTCTGCGGGTCAGGGAGGGggcctcccctcctccctcttcctcaaCCACCCCGCTCTCCTCCACATGACTCAGCATCCTGGCGCTGGACTGGTCAGCGCCGCCGTAGCCAAAGCCTCCCAGGCCTCGCCCTTCCCCTCAGCCAGCAGCATCAGTCCCACCCCCTGCTCCCCCTCCCCCTGCTCCAGCCCCGCctcttcctgctcctccagCGAAATGGCACACAGCCCGCCCTCCCTGGGCGGGTCCAAGATTGAGTAA
- the pou2f2b gene encoding POU class 2 homeobox 2a isoform X1 produces MFVPLPVPFVFQRTAPDLNAWRLKSPLALRSNSDIRMSKPVEVEKVGADSPMDGTDSERNGPESNHQSMKVSPFPLSPNLSSSKNKMEECGQMSPALPPSHGPTPSQTALQHTQLMLTGSQLAGLTALLPAQQQLLLQQAQAQLLAAAVQQSNAAHAAHAAHAAAQANQQAQAAAAANQQAQQQQQQQQQQQQQQQQQHAGQTGQQAQSQCQGQSTQEQTAQSVPVPPPPPQLTLSQPIQLTAQDIQQLLQLQQLVLVPGHTLPSPAQFLLPQAQQAQQGLLSTPNLITLPQHQNQGSLMSAQSRMGLQAQRDKSLEVSGVGGVTTMPSVTSHPEEPSDLEELEQFARTFKQRRIKLGFTQGDVGLAMGKLYGNDFSQTTISRFEALNLSFKNMCKLKPLLEKWLNDAETMSIDSTLPSPSSLSSPSMGFDGIPARRRKKRTSIETNVRVALERAFMANQKPTSEEILLIAEQLNMEKEVIRVWFCNRRQKEKRINPSSATPPLPSQPPTAPPTHKAPCYSPHMMSSQLSQAVTSLSSTTATTMSPICPLTSSLSSTHPSISSTHPSLSSAPSPVTPPPPRSTASPATPSHSSLNLNTGLWRMGKKNGDVSNYLTDFAANLRNTVMGVNTGMNQALLGNNPLATIQALAASGGQLPLSSLEGLSKVMLGASAGQGGGLPSSLFLNHPALLHMTQHPGAGLVSAAVAKASQASPFPSASSISPTPCSPSPCSSPASSCSSSEMAHSPPSLGGSKIE; encoded by the exons ATATCAGGATGTCAAAGCCAGTAGAGGTTGAGAAAGTAGGGGCGGACTCACCAATGGACGGCACAG ATTCTGAGCGGAATGGACCTGAATCAAATCACCAG tcAATGAAAGTCAGTCCTTTTCCTCTGTCTCCAAACCTGAGCAGCAGTAAG AATAAGATGGAGGAGTGTGGTCAGATGTCCCCGGCCCTTCCTCCCTCTCATGGTCCGACGCCCTCACAGACGGCCCTGCAACATACACAGCTCATGTTGACCGGCTCCCAACTAGCAGGG ttgacagctctgttgcctgcacagcagcagctgttgctgCAACAGGCTCAGGCGCAGCTCCTGGCTGCAGCTGTGCAGCAGTCCAATGCAGCCCACGCCGCTCACGCTGCCCATGCAGCCGCCCAAGCCAATCAGCAAGCTCAGGCAGCCGCAGCAGCAAATCAGCaagcccagcagcagcagcagcagcagcagcagcagcagcagcagcagcagcagcagcatgcagGACAAACGGGTCAGCAGGCTCAGTCGCAGTGCCAGGGGCAGAGCACACAGGAGCAGACAGCCCAAAGTGTCCCagtcccacctcctccaccccaGCTCACTCTGTCTCAGCCAATCCAGCTCACCGCCCAG GACATCCAGCAATTGCTGCAGCTTCAACAGTTGGTGTTGGTTCCAGGTCACACGCTCCCGTCTCCTGCCCAGTTCCTCCTCCCACAGGCACAGCAGGCCCAGCAAG gACTCCTGTCAACACCAAATCTTATAACGCTACCTCAGCATCAAAACCAAGGGAGTCTGATGTCTGCTCAGTCTAGAATGGGACTCCAAGCACAG CGAGATAAGAGTTTGGAGGTGAGCGGCGTTGGAGGTGTGACCACGATGCCCTCGGTGACCTCTCACCCCGAAGAGCCCAGTGATCTGGAGGAGCTGGAACAGTTCGCCCGCACTTTCAAACAGAGACGCATCAAACTGGGCTTCACACAG GGAGACGTAGGTTTGGCCATGGGGAAGCTGTACGGCAACGACTTCAGCCAGACAACCATCTCCCGCTTTGAGGCCCTCAATCTGAGCTTTAAGAACATGTGCAAGCTGAAGCCACTGCTGGAGAAGTGGCTCAATGATGCAG AAACCATGTCCATAGACAGCACCCTGCCCAGCCCCAGCTCGCTGTCCTCTCCCTCCATGGGCTTTGATGGGATTCCTGCCCGACgcagaaagaaaagaaccaGCATCGAGACAAACGTGCGCGTGGCACTGGAACGCGCATTCATGGCG AACCAGAAGCCTACCTCAGAGGAGATCCTGCTGATCGCAGAGCAGCTCAACATGGAGAAGGAGGTGATCCGGGTCTGGTTCTGCAACCGTCGGCAGAAAGAGAAGCGCATTAACCCCAGCAGTGCCACCCCTCCCCTGCCCAGTCAGCCCCCTACTGCCCCACCAACGCACAAAGCGCCCTGCTACAGCCCTCACATG ATGTCCAGCCAGCTGTCGCAGGCCGTGACCAGCCTCAGCAGCACAACAGCGACCACCATGTCCCCCATCTGCCCTCTGACTTCCAGTCTCTCCTCCACCCACCCCTCCATCAGCTCAACTCACCCCTCTCtcagctccgccccctccccggtgactcctcctcctccccgcaGCACGGCCAGTCCGGCCACTCCCAGCCACAGCTCACTTAACCTGAACACAGG CTTATGGCGTATGGGTAAAAAGAACGGTGATGTGTCTAACTACCTCACCGACTTTGCTGCAAACTTGAG GAACACTGTGATGGGAGTTAACACAGGGATGAACCAAGCCCTCCTCGGTAACAATCCCCTGGCCACTAtccaag ccCTAGCAGCCAGTGGTGGTCAGCTGCCTCTTTCCAGTCTTGAGGGGCTCAGTAAAGTGATGCTTGGGGCCTCTGCGGGTCAGGGAGGGggcctcccctcctccctcttcctcaaCCACCCCGCTCTCCTCCACATGACTCAGCATCCTGGCGCTGGACTGGTCAGCGCCGCCGTAGCCAAAGCCTCCCAGGCCTCGCCCTTCCCCTCAGCCAGCAGCATCAGTCCCACCCCCTGCTCCCCCTCCCCCTGCTCCAGCCCCGCctcttcctgctcctccagCGAAATGGCACACAGCCCGCCCTCCCTGGGCGGGTCCAAGATTGAGTAA
- the pou2f2b gene encoding POU class 2 homeobox 2a isoform X4 yields the protein MFVPLPVPFVFQRTAPDLNAWRLKSPLALRSNSDIRMSKPVEVEKVGADSPMDGTDSERNGPESNHQSMKVSPFPLSPNLSSSKNKMEECGQMSPALPPSHGPTPSQTALQHTQLMLTGSQLAGDIQQLLQLQQLVLVPGHTLPSPAQFLLPQAQQAQQGLLSTPNLITLPQHQNQGSLMSAQSRMGLQAQRDKSLEVSGVGGVTTMPSVTSHPEEPSDLEELEQFARTFKQRRIKLGFTQGDVGLAMGKLYGNDFSQTTISRFEALNLSFKNMCKLKPLLEKWLNDAETMSIDSTLPSPSSLSSPSMGFDGIPARRRKKRTSIETNVRVALERAFMANQKPTSEEILLIAEQLNMEKEVIRVWFCNRRQKEKRINPSSATPPLPSQPPTAPPTHKAPCYSPHMMSSQLSQAVTSLSSTTATTMSPICPLTSSLSSTHPSISSTHPSLSSAPSPVTPPPPRSTASPATPSHSSLNLNTGLWRMGKKNGDVSNYLTDFAANLRNTVMGVNTGMNQALLGNNPLATIQALAASGGQLPLSSLEGLSKVMLGASAGQGGGLPSSLFLNHPALLHMTQHPGAGLVSAAVAKASQASPFPSASSISPTPCSPSPCSSPASSCSSSEMAHSPPSLGGSKIE from the exons ATATCAGGATGTCAAAGCCAGTAGAGGTTGAGAAAGTAGGGGCGGACTCACCAATGGACGGCACAG ATTCTGAGCGGAATGGACCTGAATCAAATCACCAG tcAATGAAAGTCAGTCCTTTTCCTCTGTCTCCAAACCTGAGCAGCAGTAAG AATAAGATGGAGGAGTGTGGTCAGATGTCCCCGGCCCTTCCTCCCTCTCATGGTCCGACGCCCTCACAGACGGCCCTGCAACATACACAGCTCATGTTGACCGGCTCCCAACTAGCAGGG GACATCCAGCAATTGCTGCAGCTTCAACAGTTGGTGTTGGTTCCAGGTCACACGCTCCCGTCTCCTGCCCAGTTCCTCCTCCCACAGGCACAGCAGGCCCAGCAAG gACTCCTGTCAACACCAAATCTTATAACGCTACCTCAGCATCAAAACCAAGGGAGTCTGATGTCTGCTCAGTCTAGAATGGGACTCCAAGCACAG CGAGATAAGAGTTTGGAGGTGAGCGGCGTTGGAGGTGTGACCACGATGCCCTCGGTGACCTCTCACCCCGAAGAGCCCAGTGATCTGGAGGAGCTGGAACAGTTCGCCCGCACTTTCAAACAGAGACGCATCAAACTGGGCTTCACACAG GGAGACGTAGGTTTGGCCATGGGGAAGCTGTACGGCAACGACTTCAGCCAGACAACCATCTCCCGCTTTGAGGCCCTCAATCTGAGCTTTAAGAACATGTGCAAGCTGAAGCCACTGCTGGAGAAGTGGCTCAATGATGCAG AAACCATGTCCATAGACAGCACCCTGCCCAGCCCCAGCTCGCTGTCCTCTCCCTCCATGGGCTTTGATGGGATTCCTGCCCGACgcagaaagaaaagaaccaGCATCGAGACAAACGTGCGCGTGGCACTGGAACGCGCATTCATGGCG AACCAGAAGCCTACCTCAGAGGAGATCCTGCTGATCGCAGAGCAGCTCAACATGGAGAAGGAGGTGATCCGGGTCTGGTTCTGCAACCGTCGGCAGAAAGAGAAGCGCATTAACCCCAGCAGTGCCACCCCTCCCCTGCCCAGTCAGCCCCCTACTGCCCCACCAACGCACAAAGCGCCCTGCTACAGCCCTCACATG ATGTCCAGCCAGCTGTCGCAGGCCGTGACCAGCCTCAGCAGCACAACAGCGACCACCATGTCCCCCATCTGCCCTCTGACTTCCAGTCTCTCCTCCACCCACCCCTCCATCAGCTCAACTCACCCCTCTCtcagctccgccccctccccggtgactcctcctcctccccgcaGCACGGCCAGTCCGGCCACTCCCAGCCACAGCTCACTTAACCTGAACACAGG CTTATGGCGTATGGGTAAAAAGAACGGTGATGTGTCTAACTACCTCACCGACTTTGCTGCAAACTTGAG GAACACTGTGATGGGAGTTAACACAGGGATGAACCAAGCCCTCCTCGGTAACAATCCCCTGGCCACTAtccaag ccCTAGCAGCCAGTGGTGGTCAGCTGCCTCTTTCCAGTCTTGAGGGGCTCAGTAAAGTGATGCTTGGGGCCTCTGCGGGTCAGGGAGGGggcctcccctcctccctcttcctcaaCCACCCCGCTCTCCTCCACATGACTCAGCATCCTGGCGCTGGACTGGTCAGCGCCGCCGTAGCCAAAGCCTCCCAGGCCTCGCCCTTCCCCTCAGCCAGCAGCATCAGTCCCACCCCCTGCTCCCCCTCCCCCTGCTCCAGCCCCGCctcttcctgctcctccagCGAAATGGCACACAGCCCGCCCTCCCTGGGCGGGTCCAAGATTGAGTAA
- the pou2f2b gene encoding POU class 2 homeobox 2a isoform X5, with protein MFVPLPVPFVFQRTAPDLNAWRLKSPLALRSNSDIRMSKPVEVEKVGADSPMDGTDSERNGPESNHQSMKVSPFPLSPNLSSSKNKMEECGQMSPALPPSHGPTPSQTALQHTQLMLTGSQLAGLTALLPAQQQLLLQQAQAQLLAAAVQQSNAAHAAHAAHAAAQANQQAQAAAAANQQAQQQQQQQQQQQQQQQQQHAGQTGQQAQSQCQGQSTQEQTAQSVPVPPPPPQLTLSQPIQLTAQDIQQLLQLQQLVLVPGHTLPSPAQFLLPQAQQAQQGLLSTPNLITLPQHQNQGSLMSAQSRMGLQAQRDKSLEVSGVGGVTTMPSVTSHPEEPSDLEELEQFARTFKQRRIKLGFTQGDVGLAMGKLYGNDFSQTTISRFEALNLSFKNMCKLKPLLEKWLNDAETMSIDSTLPSPSSLSSPSMGFDGIPARRRKKRTSIETNVRVALERAFMANQKPTSEEILLIAEQLNMEKEVIRVWFCNRRQKEKRINPSSATPPLPSQPPTAPPTHKAPCYSPHMMSSQLSQAVTSLSSTTATTMSPICPLTSSLSSTHPSISSTHPSLSSAPSPVTPPPPRSTASPATPSHSSLNLNTGLWRMGKKNGDVSNYLTDFAANLSPSSQWWSAASFQS; from the exons ATATCAGGATGTCAAAGCCAGTAGAGGTTGAGAAAGTAGGGGCGGACTCACCAATGGACGGCACAG ATTCTGAGCGGAATGGACCTGAATCAAATCACCAG tcAATGAAAGTCAGTCCTTTTCCTCTGTCTCCAAACCTGAGCAGCAGTAAG AATAAGATGGAGGAGTGTGGTCAGATGTCCCCGGCCCTTCCTCCCTCTCATGGTCCGACGCCCTCACAGACGGCCCTGCAACATACACAGCTCATGTTGACCGGCTCCCAACTAGCAGGG ttgacagctctgttgcctgcacagcagcagctgttgctgCAACAGGCTCAGGCGCAGCTCCTGGCTGCAGCTGTGCAGCAGTCCAATGCAGCCCACGCCGCTCACGCTGCCCATGCAGCCGCCCAAGCCAATCAGCAAGCTCAGGCAGCCGCAGCAGCAAATCAGCaagcccagcagcagcagcagcagcagcagcagcagcagcagcagcagcagcagcagcatgcagGACAAACGGGTCAGCAGGCTCAGTCGCAGTGCCAGGGGCAGAGCACACAGGAGCAGACAGCCCAAAGTGTCCCagtcccacctcctccaccccaGCTCACTCTGTCTCAGCCAATCCAGCTCACCGCCCAG GACATCCAGCAATTGCTGCAGCTTCAACAGTTGGTGTTGGTTCCAGGTCACACGCTCCCGTCTCCTGCCCAGTTCCTCCTCCCACAGGCACAGCAGGCCCAGCAAG gACTCCTGTCAACACCAAATCTTATAACGCTACCTCAGCATCAAAACCAAGGGAGTCTGATGTCTGCTCAGTCTAGAATGGGACTCCAAGCACAG CGAGATAAGAGTTTGGAGGTGAGCGGCGTTGGAGGTGTGACCACGATGCCCTCGGTGACCTCTCACCCCGAAGAGCCCAGTGATCTGGAGGAGCTGGAACAGTTCGCCCGCACTTTCAAACAGAGACGCATCAAACTGGGCTTCACACAG GGAGACGTAGGTTTGGCCATGGGGAAGCTGTACGGCAACGACTTCAGCCAGACAACCATCTCCCGCTTTGAGGCCCTCAATCTGAGCTTTAAGAACATGTGCAAGCTGAAGCCACTGCTGGAGAAGTGGCTCAATGATGCAG AAACCATGTCCATAGACAGCACCCTGCCCAGCCCCAGCTCGCTGTCCTCTCCCTCCATGGGCTTTGATGGGATTCCTGCCCGACgcagaaagaaaagaaccaGCATCGAGACAAACGTGCGCGTGGCACTGGAACGCGCATTCATGGCG AACCAGAAGCCTACCTCAGAGGAGATCCTGCTGATCGCAGAGCAGCTCAACATGGAGAAGGAGGTGATCCGGGTCTGGTTCTGCAACCGTCGGCAGAAAGAGAAGCGCATTAACCCCAGCAGTGCCACCCCTCCCCTGCCCAGTCAGCCCCCTACTGCCCCACCAACGCACAAAGCGCCCTGCTACAGCCCTCACATG ATGTCCAGCCAGCTGTCGCAGGCCGTGACCAGCCTCAGCAGCACAACAGCGACCACCATGTCCCCCATCTGCCCTCTGACTTCCAGTCTCTCCTCCACCCACCCCTCCATCAGCTCAACTCACCCCTCTCtcagctccgccccctccccggtgactcctcctcctccccgcaGCACGGCCAGTCCGGCCACTCCCAGCCACAGCTCACTTAACCTGAACACAGG CTTATGGCGTATGGGTAAAAAGAACGGTGATGTGTCTAACTACCTCACCGACTTTGCTGCAAACTTGAG ccCTAGCAGCCAGTGGTGGTCAGCTGCCTCTTTCCAGTCTTGA